A genomic window from Methylorubrum extorquens includes:
- a CDS encoding FAD-binding oxidoreductase, which translates to MTDTPLSHDRLLATLSERLGGRHVRTDPAEIAPHLVESRGLYRGHALAVVAPGTTEEVAFAVRTCAAARVPVVAQGGNTGLVGGGVPFGGIVLSLNRLDRLRAVDPLGASMTVEAGMILADVQAAADAAGMLFPLSWAAEGTARIGGGLATNAGGLAVLAYGNARDLVLGLEVVLADGRIWNGLKALRKNNAGYDLKHLFVGSEGTLGIITAATLKLYPKPLSTCVGFVGLPSARVALSLFARLRAGADRGLTAFEYIPRFGLEMVLRHGIDVRPPLAGPHAAYALVELSSPRPGSDTRGEMEALLAEAMEAGLVEDAVIGGSAAQDAALWRLRELLPEVQKAEGGSIKHDVSLPLSRLADFLEEASAACEAAMPGLRPCPFGHFGDGNIHFNLTQPVGMEKTAFLSQWGRFNAIVHGIVERMDGSIAAEHGIGLIKRDELARTADPVGLDLMRRLKAALDPHDGLNPGKVVALSDDPPPALPV; encoded by the coding sequence ATGACCGACACACCCCTCTCCCACGATCGCCTCCTCGCCACACTCTCCGAGCGGCTCGGGGGCCGGCACGTGCGCACCGATCCGGCCGAGATCGCACCGCATCTCGTCGAGTCGCGCGGGCTCTATCGCGGCCATGCTCTCGCCGTCGTGGCGCCGGGCACGACCGAGGAGGTCGCCTTCGCCGTGCGAACCTGCGCCGCGGCGCGGGTGCCAGTGGTGGCGCAGGGCGGCAATACCGGGCTCGTCGGCGGCGGCGTGCCCTTCGGCGGGATCGTGCTGTCCCTGAACCGCCTCGACCGGCTGCGTGCGGTCGATCCCCTCGGCGCCAGCATGACGGTGGAAGCCGGCATGATCCTCGCCGACGTGCAGGCCGCCGCCGACGCGGCGGGGATGCTGTTCCCGCTCTCCTGGGCGGCGGAGGGCACGGCCCGGATCGGCGGCGGCCTCGCCACCAATGCCGGGGGGCTGGCGGTGCTGGCCTACGGCAATGCCCGCGATCTCGTGCTCGGACTCGAAGTGGTGCTTGCCGACGGGCGGATCTGGAACGGGCTGAAGGCGCTGCGCAAGAACAACGCCGGCTACGACCTCAAGCACCTGTTCGTCGGCTCGGAGGGCACGCTCGGCATCATCACCGCCGCGACCCTGAAGCTGTACCCCAAGCCCCTCTCGACCTGTGTCGGCTTCGTCGGCCTTCCCTCGGCGCGGGTGGCGCTCAGTCTGTTCGCACGGCTTCGGGCCGGCGCCGACCGGGGGCTGACGGCCTTCGAGTACATCCCCCGCTTCGGCCTGGAGATGGTGCTGAGACACGGGATCGACGTGCGTCCGCCGCTCGCCGGCCCTCACGCCGCCTACGCCCTGGTGGAGCTGTCCTCGCCCCGCCCCGGCTCCGACACCCGCGGCGAGATGGAAGCTTTGCTCGCCGAGGCGATGGAGGCGGGGCTGGTGGAGGATGCGGTGATCGGCGGCAGCGCGGCCCAGGACGCCGCCCTGTGGCGCCTGCGCGAGTTGCTGCCCGAGGTGCAGAAGGCGGAGGGCGGCTCGATCAAGCACGACGTCTCGCTGCCGCTCTCGCGCCTCGCCGACTTCCTGGAAGAGGCGAGCGCGGCCTGCGAGGCGGCGATGCCGGGCCTGCGCCCCTGCCCGTTCGGGCATTTCGGCGACGGCAACATCCACTTCAACCTGACCCAGCCGGTCGGCATGGAGAAGACGGCGTTCCTGAGCCAATGGGGCCGCTTCAACGCCATCGTCCACGGTATCGTCGAGCGCATGGACGGCTCGATCGCCGCCGAGCACGGCATCGGCCTGATCAAGCGCGACGAACTCGCCCGCACCGCCGACCCCGTCGGCCTCGATCTGATGCGCCGGTTGAAGGCCGCTCTCGACCCGCACGACGGCCTCAATCCGGGCAAGGTCGTGGCCCTCTCGGACGATCCGCCGCCGGCTCTTCCGGTCTGA
- a CDS encoding DUF2218 domain-containing protein → MPISQARVPTAEASRYLKQLCRHWSHKFPVEESGDKGRVPFGEDRICTFEASPDALVMQVATPDPAGLTRLENVVSDHLLRFAFRENLGDITWSRAA, encoded by the coding sequence ATGCCCATCTCACAGGCCCGGGTGCCGACTGCGGAAGCCAGCCGCTACCTGAAGCAGCTCTGCCGCCACTGGAGCCACAAGTTCCCGGTCGAGGAGAGCGGCGACAAGGGCCGGGTTCCGTTCGGCGAGGACCGGATCTGCACCTTCGAGGCGAGCCCCGATGCCCTGGTGATGCAGGTGGCCACGCCCGACCCGGCCGGCCTGACACGGCTGGAGAATGTGGTCTCCGACCATCTCCTGCGCTTTGCCTTCCGCGAAAATCTGGGTGACATCACGTGGTCGCGCGCGGCCTGA
- a CDS encoding aminopeptidase, whose amino-acid sequence MSQTPGTAALPFTERLDRLAEVAVRVGLGLQAGQELVMTAPLEAVPLARAITEQAYKAGAALVTTFYADDAATLARFAHAPDEAFDRAAGWLYAGMADAYRNGAARLAISGDDPSLLAGQDPSKVARANRSRSQAYVPALELIAGFSTNWTIVSAATKPWARTVFPDLPEDEAVARLWDAVFSASRIDGPDPVAAWGAHNRDLARRTERLNGARFSALRFRGPGTDLTVGLADDHEWCGGATSAKNGIVCNANIPTEEVFTTPHRARVEGYVASTKPLSYQGTLIDDIRVRFSEGRIVEAQARTGSDVLAKVLDTDEGAARLGEVALVPASSAISASGLLFYNTLYDENAASHIALGQAYSKCFRNGGEGLSEADLAERGANRSLIHIDWMIGSAGIDVDGLTASGEAVPVMRRGEWV is encoded by the coding sequence ATGAGCCAGACGCCGGGCACGGCCGCCCTCCCCTTCACCGAGCGCCTCGACCGGCTGGCGGAAGTCGCCGTGCGGGTCGGCCTCGGGTTGCAGGCGGGCCAGGAACTGGTGATGACGGCGCCGCTCGAAGCGGTGCCGCTGGCCCGCGCCATCACCGAGCAGGCCTACAAGGCCGGCGCCGCGCTGGTCACCACCTTCTACGCGGACGACGCCGCGACGCTGGCGCGCTTCGCCCACGCGCCCGACGAGGCGTTCGACCGGGCTGCCGGCTGGCTCTATGCCGGCATGGCCGACGCTTACCGCAACGGAGCGGCCCGGCTCGCCATCTCGGGCGACGACCCGTCCCTGCTGGCGGGTCAGGACCCGTCCAAGGTCGCCCGCGCCAACCGTTCGCGCTCGCAGGCCTATGTGCCGGCGCTGGAACTGATCGCCGGCTTCTCCACCAACTGGACCATCGTCTCCGCCGCAACCAAGCCCTGGGCGCGCACGGTCTTCCCCGATCTGCCCGAGGACGAGGCGGTCGCGCGCCTGTGGGACGCGGTGTTTTCCGCCTCGCGCATCGATGGACCCGACCCCGTCGCGGCCTGGGGCGCACATAACCGCGATCTCGCCCGCCGCACCGAGCGGCTCAACGGTGCCCGCTTCTCCGCCCTGCGCTTCCGCGGCCCCGGCACCGACCTCACCGTGGGGCTCGCCGACGATCACGAATGGTGCGGCGGCGCCACGTCCGCCAAGAACGGCATCGTCTGCAACGCCAACATCCCGACCGAGGAGGTGTTCACCACGCCGCACCGGGCACGGGTGGAGGGATACGTCGCCAGCACCAAGCCGCTCTCCTACCAGGGCACCCTGATCGACGACATCCGCGTGCGCTTTTCCGAGGGGCGAATCGTCGAGGCGCAGGCGCGCACCGGCAGCGACGTGCTCGCCAAGGTGCTCGACACCGACGAGGGCGCCGCCCGCCTCGGCGAGGTGGCCCTGGTGCCCGCCTCCTCGGCGATCTCGGCCTCGGGTCTCCTGTTCTACAACACGCTCTACGACGAGAACGCCGCGAGCCACATCGCCCTGGGGCAGGCCTACTCGAAATGCTTCCGCAACGGCGGCGAGGGCCTGAGCGAGGCGGATCTCGCCGAGCGCGGCGCCAACCGCAGCCTGATCCATATCGACTGGATGATCGGCTCGGCCGGGATCGACGTGGACGGCCTCACCGCCTCGGGCGAGGCGGTGCCGGTGATGCGCCGCGGCGAGTGGGTCTGA
- a CDS encoding CDP-glycerol glycerophosphotransferase family protein: MTAGTFSILVIDQYAWHAPILDPLADLLSARHDVARLSMAAFEDGQEAVGRGADLVIVADAGTAVVLRRSLPDATILHVGHGLISKNGPAMAYHAADYVCVASAAIAERLTAQGHVPRRAYLPTGLIQSDLLFRNTPRAQGVRVPGCAVSIVYAPTWTPLLSSAEMLGNDLVALIRGDKAGIGIVIKPHPHIAVSAPDLIERWRILAERHANVVLHPPDSDLIPALLGADLMISDASSAIFHYLALNRPIVLIDNPERFASPLSYDAEGIEWQWRDIGPRVEEVDTLRAAVTLSLAEPNRYEAARLARRAALFGAFTDGCARDRVAAAVHEILKEGGRA; the protein is encoded by the coding sequence ATGACAGCGGGTACCTTCTCCATCCTGGTCATTGACCAGTACGCGTGGCACGCCCCCATTCTCGATCCGCTCGCCGATCTGCTCTCGGCCCGCCATGACGTCGCGCGCCTCTCGATGGCGGCGTTCGAAGACGGACAGGAGGCGGTCGGCCGGGGCGCTGACCTTGTCATCGTCGCCGATGCCGGCACGGCGGTCGTCCTGCGGCGGAGCCTGCCCGACGCGACGATCCTCCATGTCGGGCACGGCCTCATCAGCAAGAACGGTCCGGCCATGGCGTATCACGCGGCCGATTACGTCTGCGTCGCGAGTGCGGCGATCGCCGAGCGCCTCACCGCGCAGGGGCATGTTCCGAGGCGGGCCTATCTTCCGACGGGACTGATCCAGAGCGATCTCCTGTTCCGGAACACGCCGCGCGCGCAGGGTGTCCGGGTCCCCGGTTGCGCGGTGAGTATCGTCTACGCCCCGACCTGGACGCCGCTGCTGTCATCGGCCGAGATGCTCGGCAACGATCTCGTCGCGCTGATCCGCGGGGACAAGGCCGGGATCGGGATCGTCATCAAGCCCCATCCCCATATCGCCGTGAGCGCACCGGACCTGATCGAAAGGTGGCGCATTCTCGCTGAGCGGCACGCGAACGTCGTGCTGCATCCGCCCGATTCCGACCTGATTCCCGCCCTGCTCGGGGCCGACCTGATGATCTCGGACGCCTCCAGCGCGATCTTCCATTACCTCGCCCTGAATCGCCCGATCGTGCTCATCGACAATCCCGAACGGTTCGCGTCGCCGCTGAGTTACGACGCGGAGGGGATCGAGTGGCAGTGGCGCGACATCGGTCCCCGCGTCGAGGAGGTCGACACGCTGCGTGCGGCGGTGACCCTGTCCCTCGCCGAGCCGAACCGGTACGAGGCGGCGCGTCTCGCCCGCCGGGCGGCTCTGTTCGGTGCGTTCACCGACGGCTGCGCCCGCGACCGGGTGGCGGCCGCCGTGCACGAAATCCTGAAGGAGGGAGGCCGGGCGTGA
- a CDS encoding adenylyltransferase/cytidyltransferase family protein, with amino-acid sequence MSGAGTTGASVYAKVVVDLLHPGHVRFFAAARALGGRLTVCVVPDARVAAYKGRPPVLTLDERVEIVAACRWVDAVVTDGPRVIDRAFMARFGYDLYAFGAAHEAELATKLADCADLPEAMRAVVPYTPGISSTLLRQRLTAG; translated from the coding sequence ATGAGTGGAGCGGGAACGACGGGCGCGTCCGTCTACGCCAAGGTCGTGGTCGATCTGCTCCATCCCGGCCATGTCCGCTTCTTCGCCGCGGCTCGTGCGCTCGGCGGGCGACTGACGGTCTGCGTCGTCCCCGACGCGCGGGTGGCGGCCTACAAGGGGCGCCCGCCGGTTCTCACCCTGGACGAGCGCGTCGAGATCGTGGCGGCCTGCCGCTGGGTCGATGCAGTGGTCACCGACGGCCCCCGCGTGATCGACCGCGCCTTCATGGCGCGGTTCGGCTACGACCTCTACGCGTTCGGCGCGGCCCACGAGGCCGAACTGGCCACGAAGCTTGCCGATTGCGCCGACCTGCCGGAAGCGATGCGCGCGGTCGTACCCTACACCCCCGGCATCTCCTCGACGCTCCTGCGCCAGCGCCTGACCGCCGGTTAG
- a CDS encoding lipid A biosynthesis lauroyl acyltransferase: MLRLALILRRNLPRLAGLATIPLIRAVFLFARMLGTDRASAAGGRLVRLIGPFLPSHRTAMANLRAAYPKEDERRLRAIAGEAWDNLGRTGAEYAHLDTIFDYDPENLATQRMEVRGLEQFFAIRDDGRPGLIFSAHLANWELPAICAEKFGLETTAVFRPPNNPAAAQLVQEVRRKTMGGLAASGPGAVFAMQGVVERGGHLGQLIDQHFTRGVVVQFFGRPVLVNPLLGKLARHHDCPVHGARVVRKAGGRFLLELTPPLDLPRGPDGLIEVQGAMQAMTRVIEGWVREHPGQWLWMHRRWRPNMLPKAKPTEGPLESSAS, from the coding sequence GTGCTGCGCCTCGCGCTGATCCTGCGGCGGAACCTGCCTCGGCTGGCAGGTCTCGCGACCATCCCGCTGATCCGGGCGGTGTTCCTGTTCGCGCGGATGCTCGGCACCGACCGGGCGAGCGCGGCCGGCGGCCGGCTCGTTCGCCTCATTGGCCCGTTCCTGCCTTCGCACCGCACGGCGATGGCCAATCTCCGCGCGGCCTATCCGAAGGAGGACGAGCGGCGGCTGCGGGCGATCGCGGGGGAGGCGTGGGACAATCTCGGGCGCACCGGCGCCGAATACGCCCATCTCGACACGATCTTCGATTACGACCCGGAGAACCTCGCGACCCAGCGCATGGAGGTGCGCGGGCTGGAGCAGTTCTTCGCGATCCGCGACGACGGCCGGCCGGGGCTTATCTTTTCGGCCCATCTCGCCAACTGGGAGCTGCCCGCGATCTGCGCGGAGAAGTTCGGGCTCGAGACCACCGCCGTGTTCCGGCCGCCGAACAATCCGGCCGCCGCCCAGCTGGTGCAGGAGGTGCGGCGCAAGACCATGGGGGGCTTGGCGGCCTCCGGCCCCGGCGCGGTCTTCGCCATGCAGGGCGTGGTGGAGCGCGGCGGCCATCTCGGCCAGCTCATCGACCAGCACTTCACCCGCGGCGTCGTGGTGCAGTTCTTCGGCCGGCCGGTGCTGGTCAACCCGCTGCTCGGCAAGCTCGCACGGCACCACGATTGCCCGGTCCACGGCGCGCGCGTGGTGCGTAAGGCCGGCGGGCGCTTCCTGCTCGAACTGACGCCGCCGCTCGACCTGCCCCGCGGCCCCGACGGGCTGATCGAGGTTCAGGGCGCGATGCAGGCGATGACGCGCGTGATCGAGGGCTGGGTGCGCGAGCATCCCGGCCAGTGGCTTTGGATGCACCGCCGCTGGCGGCCCAACATGCTGCCGAAGGCGAAACCTACTGAGGGGCCGCTAGAATCGTCCGCGTCGTGA
- the phbB gene encoding acetoacetyl-CoA reductase: MAQERVALVTGGTRGIGAAISKRLKDKGYKVAANYGGNDEAANAFKAETGIPVFKFDVGDLASCEAGIKAIEAELGPIDILVNNAGITRDGAFHKMTFEKWQAVIRTNLDSMFTCTRPLIEGMRSRNFGRIIIISSINGQKGQAGQTNYSAAKAGVIGFAKALAQESASKGVTVNVVAPGYIATEMVMAVPEDIRNKIISTIPTGRLGEADEIAHAVEYLASEEAGFVNGSTLTINGGQHFV; this comes from the coding sequence ATGGCTCAGGAACGCGTCGCCCTCGTCACGGGCGGAACGCGCGGCATCGGCGCCGCGATCTCGAAGCGCCTGAAGGACAAGGGCTACAAGGTCGCCGCCAATTACGGCGGCAACGACGAGGCGGCCAACGCCTTTAAGGCCGAGACCGGCATCCCGGTCTTCAAGTTCGACGTCGGCGATCTCGCCAGCTGCGAGGCCGGCATCAAGGCGATCGAAGCCGAACTCGGCCCGATCGACATCCTCGTGAACAATGCCGGCATCACCCGCGACGGCGCCTTCCACAAGATGACCTTCGAGAAGTGGCAGGCGGTGATCCGCACCAACCTCGACTCGATGTTCACCTGCACCCGCCCGCTGATCGAGGGCATGCGCTCGCGCAATTTCGGGCGCATCATCATCATTTCGTCGATCAACGGCCAGAAGGGCCAGGCCGGCCAGACCAACTACTCGGCGGCCAAGGCCGGCGTGATCGGCTTCGCCAAGGCGCTGGCGCAGGAAAGCGCCTCGAAGGGCGTGACCGTGAACGTGGTGGCCCCCGGCTACATCGCCACCGAGATGGTGATGGCGGTGCCGGAAGACATCCGCAACAAGATCATCTCGACGATCCCGACCGGCCGCCTCGGCGAGGCCGACGAGATCGCCCACGCGGTCGAGTATCTCGCCAGCGAAGAGGCCGGCTTCGTCAACGGCTCGACGCTGACGATCAACGGCGGCCAGCACTTCGTCTGA
- a CDS encoding acetyl-CoA C-acetyltransferase, whose translation MAASEDIVIVGAARTPVGSFAGAFGAVPAHELGATAIKAALERAGVSPDDVDEVIFGQVLTAAAGQNPARQAAIAAGIPEKATAWGLNQVCGSGLRTVAVGMQQIANGDAKVIVAGGQESMSLSPHAQYLRGGQKMGDLKLVDTMIKDGLWDAFNGYHMGQTAENVAQAFQLTREQQDQFAVRSQNKAEAARKEGRFKDEIVPVTVKGRKGDTVVDTDEYIRDGATVEAMAKLKPAFAKDGTVTAANASGLNDGAAALVLMSASEAERRGITPLARIVSWATAGVDPKVMGTGPIPASRKALEKAGWKPADLDLIEANEAFAAQALAVNKDMGWDDEKVNVNGGAIAIGHPIGASGARVLITLLHELKRRDAKKGLATLCIGGGMGVAMCVERV comes from the coding sequence ATGGCAGCCAGTGAAGATATCGTCATTGTCGGAGCGGCGCGCACGCCGGTCGGCTCGTTCGCCGGCGCCTTCGGTGCCGTGCCGGCCCACGAACTCGGCGCCACGGCGATCAAGGCCGCACTGGAGCGCGCGGGCGTTTCACCGGACGATGTGGACGAGGTGATCTTCGGCCAGGTGCTCACCGCCGCCGCCGGGCAGAACCCGGCCCGCCAGGCCGCCATCGCCGCCGGCATCCCCGAGAAGGCGACCGCCTGGGGTCTCAATCAGGTCTGCGGCTCGGGCCTGCGCACCGTCGCGGTCGGCATGCAGCAGATCGCCAACGGCGACGCCAAGGTGATCGTGGCCGGCGGCCAGGAATCGATGTCGCTCAGCCCGCACGCCCAGTACCTGCGCGGCGGCCAGAAGATGGGCGACCTCAAGCTCGTCGACACCATGATCAAGGACGGCCTGTGGGACGCCTTCAACGGCTACCACATGGGCCAGACCGCCGAGAACGTCGCCCAGGCCTTCCAGCTCACCCGCGAGCAGCAGGACCAGTTCGCGGTCCGCTCGCAGAACAAGGCCGAGGCCGCCCGCAAGGAAGGCCGCTTCAAGGACGAGATCGTCCCCGTCACCGTGAAGGGCCGCAAGGGCGACACGGTCGTTGACACCGACGAGTACATCCGTGACGGCGCCACCGTCGAGGCGATGGCCAAGCTCAAGCCCGCCTTCGCCAAGGACGGCACCGTGACCGCGGCCAACGCTTCGGGCCTCAACGACGGCGCCGCCGCCCTCGTGCTGATGTCGGCGTCCGAGGCCGAGCGCCGGGGCATCACGCCGCTCGCGCGGATCGTCTCCTGGGCGACCGCGGGCGTCGATCCCAAGGTGATGGGCACGGGCCCGATCCCGGCCTCGCGCAAGGCCCTGGAGAAGGCCGGCTGGAAGCCCGCCGACCTCGACCTGATCGAGGCGAACGAGGCCTTCGCCGCCCAGGCTCTGGCCGTGAACAAGGACATGGGCTGGGACGACGAGAAGGTGAACGTCAACGGCGGCGCCATCGCCATCGGCCACCCGATCGGTGCCTCCGGCGCCCGCGTCCTCATCACCCTGCTGCACGAGCTGAAGCGCCGCGACGCCAAGAAGGGCCTCGCCACGCTCTGCATCGGCGGCGGCATGGGTGTCGCCATGTGTGTCGAGCGGGTCTAA
- the phaR gene encoding polyhydroxyalkanoate synthesis repressor PhaR, with the protein MAENGRAHQTVIKKYANRRLYHTGTSTYVTLEDLATMVQNGEDFIVYDARSGDDITRSVLTQIIFEQENKAGDDNLLPVAFLRQLIRFYGDSMRTMVPSFLEFSMANFAKDQDGLREKMAQSFGPSAFQQALQEQVRANMTFFGDAMKMFTGGFGPGGPPPGTMPAAPPAPAPAPAVSGPADLDELKKQMAEMQARLESLARK; encoded by the coding sequence ATGGCCGAGAACGGCAGGGCGCATCAGACCGTCATCAAGAAGTACGCCAATCGCCGGCTCTATCACACCGGCACCTCCACCTACGTCACGCTCGAAGACCTCGCGACGATGGTGCAGAACGGCGAAGACTTCATCGTCTACGACGCACGCTCGGGCGACGACATCACTCGCTCGGTGCTGACGCAGATCATCTTCGAGCAGGAGAACAAGGCCGGCGACGACAACCTGCTGCCGGTGGCCTTCCTGCGGCAGCTGATCCGTTTCTACGGCGACAGCATGCGCACGATGGTGCCGAGCTTCCTCGAATTCTCCATGGCCAACTTCGCCAAGGATCAGGACGGCCTTCGCGAGAAGATGGCCCAGAGCTTCGGCCCCTCCGCCTTCCAGCAGGCGCTGCAGGAGCAGGTGCGGGCCAACATGACCTTCTTCGGCGATGCGATGAAGATGTTCACCGGCGGCTTCGGTCCCGGCGGACCGCCGCCGGGAACGATGCCCGCCGCGCCCCCCGCCCCTGCTCCAGCCCCCGCCGTTAGCGGCCCGGCCGACCTCGACGAGCTGAAGAAGCAGATGGCGGAGATGCAGGCCCGCCTCGAGTCCCTGGCGCGCAAGTAG
- the rpmF gene encoding 50S ribosomal protein L32, which yields MAVPKRKTSPSRRGMRRSADALKAPTYVEDKDSGELRRPHHIDLKTGMYRGRQVLKVKSAEA from the coding sequence ATGGCCGTTCCGAAGCGAAAGACCTCCCCCTCCCGCCGCGGCATGCGCCGCTCCGCCGACGCCCTCAAGGCCCCGACCTATGTCGAGGACAAGGACTCGGGCGAACTGCGCCGTCCGCACCACATCGACCTGAAGACCGGCATGTATCGCGGCCGTCAGGTTCTGAAGGTGAAGTCCGCCGAGGCGTAA
- a CDS encoding transglycosylase SLT domain-containing protein — translation MRLVLAALLAAAPASAFAQEAARDNIDALIAEQARANKVPEAFVHRVVKRESNYNARAKGGSALGLMQIKHATARGLGYTGDAAGLYNPETNLKYGIAYLAGAYRAAKGDLEQAYRYYNRGYYYAAKRLGIDATPPDAESATTVASATSPATANARSANGFDGMFALRGNASAAGTQQALAYAAPGPGPTDAVEVPLPPRRPTALSAEPLQVASLAQPTAPQPQASLQPQAATAQAAAPQVAAAQAMTAVDAVEVPLPPRRPSETVLAAIPRPAIAVAARKLAEPAPIREASAAPVTP, via the coding sequence ATGCGTCTTGTCCTCGCCGCCCTTCTTGCCGCCGCCCCGGCGTCGGCCTTCGCCCAGGAGGCGGCACGGGACAACATCGATGCGCTGATCGCCGAGCAGGCCCGGGCCAACAAGGTGCCCGAGGCGTTCGTCCATCGCGTGGTCAAGCGGGAGAGCAACTACAACGCCCGCGCCAAGGGCGGCTCCGCGCTCGGCCTGATGCAGATCAAGCACGCCACGGCCCGCGGCCTCGGCTATACCGGCGACGCGGCCGGGCTCTACAATCCCGAGACCAACCTGAAATACGGCATCGCCTATCTGGCCGGCGCCTACCGCGCCGCCAAGGGCGATCTGGAGCAGGCCTACCGCTACTACAACCGCGGCTACTACTACGCCGCCAAGCGCCTCGGCATCGACGCCACCCCGCCCGACGCCGAGAGCGCGACGACCGTCGCTTCGGCCACGAGCCCCGCCACTGCGAATGCCCGGTCCGCCAACGGCTTCGACGGCATGTTCGCCCTGCGCGGCAATGCGTCCGCCGCGGGCACCCAGCAGGCGCTGGCCTACGCCGCGCCGGGCCCCGGCCCGACCGACGCCGTCGAGGTGCCGCTGCCGCCGCGCCGGCCGACCGCTCTCTCTGCCGAGCCCTTGCAGGTCGCGAGCCTCGCCCAGCCGACCGCTCCGCAGCCGCAGGCCTCCCTCCAACCGCAAGCCGCTACCGCGCAAGCCGCCGCCCCGCAGGTCGCCGCGGCGCAGGCGATGACCGCCGTGGATGCCGTCGAGGTGCCGCTGCCGCCGCGCCGTCCCTCCGAGACCGTGCTTGCGGCGATCCCGCGTCCGGCGATCGCCGTCGCGGCGCGCAAACTCGCCGAGCCCGCCCCGATCCGGGAGGCCTCGGCCGCCCCCGTCACGCCTTGA
- a CDS encoding Cof-type HAD-IIB family hydrolase — MAIALVVSDVDGTLVTDDKRLTPAAIEAVRRLGSAGIGFTLASSRPPAGLRHLAEALDLRLPLGAFNGSTVCTPDLRPISERLIPESVAREAAARLDAAGIDLWVFADGAWNLRDGQAPYTDLERRTLQTEPSVVPDLSPLLGRAAKIVGVSRDHAGLARLEEALAADLEGRAAVHCSQPYYLDVTPPGIDKGSFVADLGRQLGIPRQRIATLGDAANDIALFRESGLSIAMGNAAPAVRQAASAETLSNNEDGFARAINRFVFGDT, encoded by the coding sequence ATGGCCATCGCCCTCGTCGTCTCCGACGTCGACGGAACGCTCGTCACCGACGACAAGCGGCTCACGCCGGCTGCGATCGAGGCGGTGCGGCGGCTCGGCTCCGCCGGGATCGGCTTCACCCTGGCCTCCAGCCGCCCGCCGGCCGGCCTGCGCCACCTCGCCGAGGCGCTCGACCTGCGGCTGCCGCTGGGCGCCTTCAACGGCAGCACCGTTTGTACGCCCGATCTCCGGCCGATCTCGGAGCGGCTGATCCCCGAATCGGTGGCCCGCGAAGCCGCCGCGCGCCTCGACGCGGCCGGGATCGACCTCTGGGTGTTCGCGGACGGCGCCTGGAACCTGCGCGACGGCCAAGCTCCCTATACCGACCTCGAGCGCCGCACCTTGCAGACGGAGCCGAGCGTCGTGCCGGACCTGTCGCCCCTGCTCGGCCGGGCGGCCAAGATCGTCGGCGTGAGCCGCGACCATGCCGGCCTCGCGCGGCTGGAAGAGGCGCTCGCGGCGGACCTGGAGGGGCGGGCCGCAGTGCATTGCTCGCAGCCCTACTACCTCGACGTGACGCCGCCGGGCATCGACAAGGGCAGCTTCGTCGCCGACCTCGGCCGACAACTCGGCATCCCGCGGCAGCGAATCGCCACGCTGGGCGATGCGGCCAACGACATCGCCCTGTTCCGGGAGAGTGGGTTGTCGATCGCCATGGGCAACGCCGCCCCTGCGGTCCGGCAGGCGGCCTCAGCGGAGACCCTAAGCAACAACGAGGACGGTTTCGCCCGCGCGATCAACCGGTTCGTGTTCGGGGATACCTGA
- a CDS encoding gluconokinase produces the protein MTAPRSSAPTVLVVMGVSGSGKSTVAALVAERLGWTFADGDDFHTPESIARMQEGHPLDDAARQPWLGRIRAWIDARVAAGENAVVACSALKRAYRRTLIGDPRRVRIVFLEGSRAVIQDRILARHGHFMPASLLDSQFAALEPPGPEEDPITVGIEDGPDAIVAAVATRLDIPAGDICG, from the coding sequence ATGACCGCTCCCCGATCCTCCGCCCCGACCGTCCTCGTGGTGATGGGCGTCTCGGGCTCCGGCAAGAGCACCGTGGCCGCGCTGGTGGCCGAGCGGCTCGGCTGGACCTTCGCCGACGGCGACGATTTCCACACGCCCGAGAGCATTGCCCGGATGCAGGAAGGGCACCCGCTCGACGACGCGGCGCGTCAGCCCTGGCTCGGCCGCATCCGCGCCTGGATCGACGCGCGGGTCGCGGCCGGCGAGAACGCCGTGGTCGCCTGCTCGGCCCTCAAGCGGGCCTACCGCCGGACCCTGATCGGCGATCCCCGGCGGGTGCGTATCGTTTTCCTTGAAGGGAGCCGGGCGGTCATCCAGGACCGGATTCTGGCGCGGCACGGCCATTTCATGCCGGCCTCGCTCCTCGACAGCCAGTTCGCCGCCCTCGAACCGCCCGGCCCGGAGGAAGACCCGATCACCGTCGGCATCGAGGACGGGCCCGACGCCATCGTCGCGGCGGTCGCCACCCGCCTCGACATCCCCGCGGGCGACATCTGCGGATAG